One window of Candidatus Fermentibacter sp. genomic DNA carries:
- a CDS encoding acylphosphatase → MAVIRIVVRGLVQGVGFRWWVMRTARDLGVDGWVANNPDGSVEIAASGSGDSVARLVDLCRTGPAGAVVDSVDSHAHPGAVGPGFRIAGR, encoded by the coding sequence TTGGCTGTCATCAGGATAGTCGTGAGGGGCCTTGTCCAGGGGGTGGGGTTCCGCTGGTGGGTCATGCGGACCGCCAGGGATCTGGGAGTGGACGGCTGGGTGGCCAACAATCCCGACGGCTCCGTGGAAATCGCCGCCTCCGGCTCCGGTGACTCGGTCGCCCGGCTGGTGGATCTCTGCCGCACGGGGCCTGCCGGTGCGGTGGTCGATTCGGTGGATTCTCATGCCCATCCGGGAGCTGTGGGGCCGGGATTCAGGATCGCAGGGAGATAG
- a CDS encoding OmpA family protein, producing MKRAMVLAAVILLVSAQVAVAMPSLMGFRGINRIVDARPVGEGEIMFGLMGRYWASTNEIDGMPFHSFGPVYHDTLDISDTEHYGDGYFVVGYGLTDFMELGARLSYIVNQYERDMTQPRGFLTGRWDGADGLGDAMVGLKLGFTPTPSNHVMWLGLQNWWSFAPSTNKTTMSEDYCGLWFDDMPMYDTRRPTLSTGHTSFGVGGLVSFDMAEIWASSPIRLHMNAGWAHYKQSFDMIDFRVDMDSTGYTFSDSTSVHLNVEDNVLQAGAGIEFPTRFAVLFVEYSLQECLDREGQNSTAYLTPGIRFITTSGAFLDVTFDLGMTDFDRNLSDLGHDLYQSGPVTDEQREELTPLPFGSANDWGIGFDLAFSSDLIRESTPPTEGRISGMVTSSVDGSALPAEITFPGSTVAMVATDPATGFYTVMVPGGSTAMSVTAPGYMPGSATVIIEAGQSVVKDFALIPTPAGGIVTGTLTSSEDGSPLMGTVSITDGPAPISVTSGPDGVYQMEVPAGTWTLKGEAADFLPRSQPVVVPADQTVVVNLELRPALVQGQVLSFNNIYFDSGSATLKPESYAVLDGVVETLLENSEATVRIAGHTDSDGSEAYNQTLSEQRAEAVFTYLVNHGVAARRLSTIGYGESSPVVPNTSAANKAQNRRIEFTVLSVN from the coding sequence TTGAAACGAGCGATGGTTCTGGCAGCGGTGATCCTGCTGGTGTCAGCCCAGGTGGCGGTTGCAATGCCATCCTTGATGGGCTTCCGCGGCATCAACAGGATCGTCGACGCACGCCCCGTCGGAGAGGGCGAGATCATGTTCGGGCTGATGGGCCGCTACTGGGCCAGCACGAACGAGATCGACGGCATGCCGTTCCACTCCTTCGGCCCGGTCTATCATGACACGCTCGACATTTCCGACACCGAGCACTACGGCGACGGCTACTTCGTGGTCGGATACGGCCTGACCGACTTCATGGAACTCGGAGCCAGGCTTTCCTACATCGTCAACCAGTACGAGAGGGACATGACCCAGCCCCGCGGGTTCCTCACGGGCCGCTGGGACGGAGCCGACGGCCTGGGCGACGCGATGGTCGGGCTCAAGCTGGGCTTCACCCCGACGCCCTCGAACCACGTGATGTGGCTCGGCCTGCAGAACTGGTGGAGCTTCGCCCCCTCGACCAACAAGACCACGATGTCCGAGGACTACTGCGGACTGTGGTTCGATGACATGCCGATGTACGACACCCGCAGGCCCACGCTCTCCACGGGCCACACGTCGTTCGGCGTGGGGGGCCTGGTGTCCTTCGACATGGCCGAGATCTGGGCCAGCAGCCCCATCAGGCTCCACATGAACGCCGGCTGGGCACACTACAAGCAGTCCTTCGACATGATCGACTTCAGGGTCGACATGGACTCCACCGGCTACACCTTCTCGGACTCCACGTCCGTGCATCTGAACGTCGAGGACAACGTCCTCCAGGCCGGCGCGGGCATCGAGTTCCCGACCAGGTTCGCTGTCCTGTTCGTCGAGTACTCGCTGCAGGAGTGCCTCGACAGGGAGGGCCAGAACAGCACGGCCTACCTGACTCCCGGCATCCGCTTCATAACGACGAGCGGAGCGTTCCTCGACGTCACGTTCGACCTCGGCATGACCGACTTCGACCGCAACCTCAGCGATCTCGGCCATGACCTCTACCAGAGCGGCCCCGTGACCGACGAGCAGCGCGAGGAGCTCACTCCCCTGCCGTTCGGCTCGGCCAACGACTGGGGCATCGGCTTCGACCTGGCCTTCTCCAGCGACCTCATCCGCGAGTCCACGCCTCCCACGGAGGGCAGGATCTCCGGCATGGTCACCAGCTCGGTCGACGGCTCGGCCCTTCCCGCCGAGATCACCTTCCCCGGCTCCACCGTCGCGATGGTGGCGACCGATCCTGCGACCGGCTTCTACACCGTCATGGTCCCGGGCGGCAGCACGGCGATGTCCGTCACCGCGCCCGGCTACATGCCCGGCTCCGCCACGGTCATCATCGAAGCCGGCCAGTCCGTGGTGAAGGACTTCGCCCTCATCCCGACGCCCGCCGGCGGCATCGTCACCGGCACCCTGACGTCCAGCGAGGACGGGTCCCCGCTCATGGGTACGGTGTCCATCACCGACGGCCCCGCGCCGATCTCCGTCACCTCCGGTCCCGACGGCGTGTACCAGATGGAAGTCCCGGCCGGTACCTGGACCCTCAAGGGCGAGGCGGCCGACTTCCTGCCCAGGTCCCAGCCGGTGGTGGTTCCCGCCGACCAGACCGTCGTCGTGAACCTCGAGCTCAGGCCGGCCCTGGTCCAGGGCCAGGTCCTCAGCTTCAACAACATCTACTTCGACTCCGGAAGCGCGACCCTGAAGCCCGAGTCCTACGCGGTCCTCGACGGAGTGGTCGAGACCCTGCTCGAGAACTCAGAGGCCACCGTCCGCATCGCCGGGCATACCGACTCCGACGGCAGCGAGGCCTACAACCAGACACTCAGCGAGCAGAGGGCCGAAGCCGTGTTCACCTACCTGGTCAACCACGGAGTGGCGGCCAGGCGGCTCTCCACGATCGGCTACGGCGAGTCCTCGCCGGTCGTCCCGAACACCTCCGCTGCCAACAAGGCCCAGAACAGGAGAATCGAGTTCACGGTCCTCTCCGTGAACTGA
- a CDS encoding OmpA family protein: MKSTRSSAFMALAALCLAASAPAWAVPGLFGLRGLPSTIDARATAAGTGSASTWLLYQSAGVSDTLQFSPPLVPSVDTLLAVEDTEHYLDASIQIGYGITDRIEAAVIINSQLSGFEYDQVFPRGEHVGFSDIAWGFSEAVVSGKYSYPVREDMTAAGIVHVSVPFGEAFPDTCADYDGYWNEYDLMTQVRRPYIGTGGICYSLTGAFTAESRYVTGHANAGVTMWSQKTTVDDEEITQSDMSIDFSIGGEAPTPLAVFFLSVSGRMFPGRSSDPGYSMPMWADLGMRITESSSGAWMDLMGRMGFSSYDRDEASQDTVNAMPIPQGLPGDFGVMLCLGYDLALIETGGGSGTITGTVRDASTGDPLSATVSFPGVTASPVQSDPATGAYTAVVPAGDVPVVAEAAGFTSGQASVRVERDGTASADFDLAPAEAAQSTGTVTGVVTDEATRAAISATVTETSSGTAATAGPDGTFTLTAPSGSRVVKAEAPGYIAETQTVIVPENGAVSASFALGKALESGQVLTFANIYFDSGSATLKAESYPVLNEIAELLIANQGVSVQVCGHTDSDGSESLNQSLSERRAASVKTYLVSRGVGASYLSTIGYGESSPVAPNTTPEGKAQNRRIEFRVL; the protein is encoded by the coding sequence ATGAAGTCAACCAGATCCAGCGCGTTCATGGCACTGGCAGCACTGTGCCTGGCAGCATCGGCACCGGCATGGGCGGTTCCCGGCCTCTTCGGACTCCGGGGGCTGCCTTCGACAATCGATGCCCGCGCCACCGCCGCGGGCACGGGTTCGGCTTCCACCTGGCTCCTGTACCAGTCGGCGGGGGTCTCCGACACGCTCCAGTTCTCCCCTCCCCTGGTGCCGAGCGTCGACACGCTGCTCGCCGTCGAGGACACCGAGCACTATCTGGATGCGAGCATCCAGATCGGCTACGGCATCACCGACAGGATCGAGGCGGCGGTCATCATCAACTCCCAGCTCTCGGGCTTCGAGTACGACCAGGTCTTCCCCAGGGGTGAACATGTCGGTTTCTCCGACATCGCCTGGGGGTTCTCGGAGGCGGTCGTCTCGGGGAAGTACTCGTATCCCGTCCGCGAGGACATGACCGCCGCAGGGATCGTACACGTCAGCGTGCCTTTCGGGGAGGCCTTCCCCGACACCTGCGCCGACTATGACGGCTACTGGAACGAGTACGATCTGATGACGCAGGTCAGAAGGCCCTATATAGGTACGGGCGGGATCTGCTACAGCCTCACGGGAGCCTTCACCGCGGAGTCCAGGTACGTCACCGGCCATGCGAATGCGGGAGTGACGATGTGGTCGCAGAAGACCACGGTCGATGACGAGGAGATCACCCAGTCCGACATGTCGATCGACTTCTCGATCGGGGGCGAGGCTCCCACTCCTCTGGCAGTCTTCTTCCTGAGCGTCTCCGGGAGGATGTTCCCGGGGCGCTCGTCCGACCCCGGGTACTCCATGCCCATGTGGGCCGACCTCGGCATGAGGATCACCGAGAGCTCCTCCGGCGCCTGGATGGACCTGATGGGCAGGATGGGCTTCTCCAGCTACGACAGGGACGAGGCCTCGCAGGACACGGTCAACGCGATGCCCATCCCGCAGGGCCTGCCGGGAGACTTCGGCGTGATGCTCTGCCTCGGATACGATCTGGCACTCATCGAGACCGGCGGCGGATCGGGAACCATCACCGGCACGGTGCGCGACGCCTCCACCGGCGATCCGCTCTCCGCCACCGTGTCCTTCCCCGGAGTCACGGCCTCCCCGGTGCAGTCCGATCCGGCCACGGGAGCGTACACGGCGGTAGTCCCTGCGGGTGACGTCCCCGTCGTGGCCGAGGCCGCGGGCTTCACGAGCGGACAGGCTTCGGTACGGGTAGAGCGCGACGGCACGGCATCGGCGGACTTCGACCTCGCACCCGCCGAGGCTGCCCAGTCGACCGGCACCGTCACGGGGGTGGTGACCGACGAAGCCACGAGGGCCGCCATTTCCGCGACCGTGACCGAGACTTCCTCCGGCACTGCGGCTACCGCCGGACCGGACGGCACGTTCACCCTCACGGCCCCCTCCGGTTCGCGGGTGGTCAAGGCCGAGGCACCCGGGTACATAGCCGAGACCCAGACCGTGATCGTGCCCGAGAACGGCGCAGTGTCCGCCTCCTTCGCTCTCGGCAAGGCTCTCGAGAGCGGCCAGGTGCTCACATTCGCCAACATCTACTTCGATTCCGGAAGCGCCACGCTGAAGGCCGAATCCTATCCCGTCCTGAACGAGATAGCCGAGCTGCTCATCGCCAACCAGGGCGTCAGCGTGCAGGTCTGCGGCCACACCGACTCCGACGGCAGCGAATCCCTGAACCAGTCCCTGAGCGAGCGCAGGGCCGCTTCCGTGAAGACATACCTCGTCAGCCGCGGGGTGGGGGCTTCCTACCTCAGCACGATCGGATACGGAGAGAGCAGCCCTGTGGCGCCGAACACGACTCCCGAGGGCAAGGCGCAGAACAGGAGGATCGAGTTCAGGGTCCTGTAG